The Candidatus Desulfofervidus auxilii genome includes a region encoding these proteins:
- a CDS encoding type II toxin-antitoxin system CcdA family antitoxin has product MRFSTKVRRELREEAERLGINISRVLRKALEDEVRRRRLERLKYRLEEISDILDKIDIDRILKNIREDRENID; this is encoded by the coding sequence ATGAGGTTTTCAACTAAGGTGAGGAGGGAGTTGAGGGAGGAGGCTGAGAGGTTGGGGATAAATATTTCTAGGGTTTTAAGGAAGGCTTTGGAGGATGAGGTTAGGAGGCGTAGGCTTGAGAGACTTAAATATAGGCTTGAGGAGATAAGTGATATTCTTGATAAGATAGATATTGATAGGATTTTAAAAAATATTAGGGAGGATAGGGAGAACATCGATTAA